The Setaria viridis chromosome 2, Setaria_viridis_v4.0, whole genome shotgun sequence DNA window TATAATCCCATTGTTACTTCTGTCATGGGCCGTACTGATCCAATTCCCTTGAGCGAGTTGTATGCTCAGGTGATGGCGTATGAAACAAGGCTGGAGATGTTGCGTAATAATTCTGGTGGTCAGTACAGCTCGTCTGCAAATGCTGCATCGCGAGGCCGTGGGGGTAATTACAACCCACGTGGCCGAGGGAATTTTGGCCGTGGCCATGGAGCAAGTCGAGGCGGCAGAAATTATGGTGCTGATGATAGTCGCCAAGCATTCAGGAGTAGCGGCCAGGGCCAGGGAAACAACAAGCCAAAGTGCCAGATATGTGACCGGCCAAATCATACAGCAAGGGAGTGCTGGTACAGGTATGATGATGATAATCAAGCAAACAGCAACAAGACGTCCAACTCCGGCCCTGCTGCAGCCTATGGGATTGATACAAACTGGTATGCTGATAGTGGAGCCTCAGATCACATTACCTCGAATCTGGAGAAGTTAACTATGCAAGAAAAATACGGCGGTCGAGATCAAGTATATTCGGCAAGCGGCCAAGGTATGAGGATTAATAATATCGGTCATTCTATTTTGCAAACCCCTTTCCGCGATCTTTTCTTAAGAAATATTCTACATGTTCCAAGCTCACATAAAAACCTTGCTTCCGTTCATCGCCTTGCTCTTGACAACAATGTTCTTTTTGAATTTCATCCCAACTTTTTCCTTATCAAGGATCGAGCAACGAGGAAAATTCTTCATCGAGGAAGATGTGAAGGGGGTCTCTATCCTTTGGTGCCATACAAGTCAGGTGGCATCCCCAATAAAGAAGTCCTAACCGTGAGCAGACTGACGACAGAACGGTGGCATAGTCGTCTAGGACATCCTGCTTTTCCTATAGTTTCTCGTGTTCTTAGAGCTCATAATCTACCTTTTGTTAGCAATAATACTATCGAGTCAGTGTGTGATTCATGTCAAAGAGCTAAAAGTCATCAGCTACCTTATTCTATGTCTGAAAATTCAGCTTCTGCTCCTCTTGCTTTGATCCACTCTGATGTGTGGGGGCCGGCGCCCACATCTGTTGGGAGGTTTACCTACTATGTCAGTTTTATTGATGATTTCAGTCGCTACACCTGGATTTATCTTCTTAAAAACAAATCAGATGTGTTCGATGTATTTCTGGATTTCCAAAGACTAGTTGAGAGACAATTTGATAAGAAAATTCTTTCTATGCAAACAGACTGGGGAGGTGAGTATGAAAAGCTAAATTCCTTCTTTCAAAAGACTGGGATAACTCATCGTGTTTCTTGTCCTCATGCACATCAACAGAATGGAGCCGCTGAAAGAAAACATCGTCATATAGTAGAAGTTGGGTTAGCTCTTCTTGCTAAAGCTTCCATGCCTCTGAAGTTTTGGGATGAGGCTTTCCTCACTGCCACCTATCTCATCAACCGCCTCCCCAGCAAGGTCACCAATTATCAATCCCCTCTTGAGCTAATGTGTCATGAAAAACCCAACTATTCCTTTCTTCGAGTATTCGGGTGTGCCTGCTGGCCGAATCTTAGACCTTTTAATGCTAAAAAGCTCGCTTTCCGCTCTGTCAGATGTTCTTTTCTTGGTTATAGTTCACGCCACAAAGGTTACAAGTGCCTAGATATTTCGACAGGGCGAGTGTATATTTCTCGAGATGTCGTATTCGACGAAGAAGTATTTCCTTTTGAAGCTCTACATGATAATGCCGGGGCGAGACTTCGCCAAGAGATCCTACTCCTTCCTTCACACCTTCGTCCTAATTTTGGGGGAGCAAATAGTAATGATTTGGTATTATCTAACCCTCATAACAATTTTTCTAGTGTTGATGATGCACAGGAAGCACGCAGGGATGAAACAGATGCGTTAGGCTTGTTTCCAGCGTAAGCTTGCAAATTCCAGCTGCCAGACAATGTGGCACAGAAACTCAGATGCACTCATATCCGTTTCCGGACGCTTCAGACTCTCAGGCCGATTCTCCACCGTACACGCCAGGCGCGTCTCTCGCCTCGCCTTTGTTTGGCGAGAGCGCTGGTAGCCAGCAATTGGCGCCGAGCGGATCCACCCCGGACAGCGCGCCAGCAACAGGGGGAAGCTCGGACGGATGTTCTACGGACTCTGCGGTAGCTGACCAGGCCAGATCTTCTGCGGTTCCCGgtgcacagcagcagcaacgtgTGATGACGAGGTCCCAGCATGGTATTTTTAAAGCAAAGACATATACGGATGGCACAATTCGCTATACGGGTTTCTGCTCCACAGGAGAACCTGACTCCCTGGCTGAGGCACTTGGTGATTCACGTTGGACTCAAGCTATGAAGGAGGAAATTGATGCGTTGCATCGAAATAAGACGTGGCATTTAGTTTCACCTAAGCCAGGTGTAAATCttattgattgcaaatgggtctacaagGTGAAAAGGAAATCTGATGGAAGCATTGATAGATACAAGGCTCGTCTAGTCGCGAAGGGATTTAAGCAAAGGTATGGGATTGATTATGAGGATACTTTCAGTCCTGTCGTAAAAATTGCTACTGTTCGTTTGGTTCTATCTATAGCTGTTGCAAGAGGATGGTGTCTACGACAGTTGGACATTCAGAATGCGTTCTTACATGGCGTTCTTGAAGAAGAGGTGTATATGAGACAGCCGCCAGGTTTTGAGGATGCAAAGTGTCCTGATTTTGTGTGCAGACTAGACAAGGCGTTATATGGCTTGAAACAAGCTCCTCGAGCCTGGTATGCTCGGCTCAGTTCAAAATTGTGTGATCTTGGGTTTAAGGCTTCAAAATCAGATACTTCGCTATTTATCTACTCAAAAGGAGGTGTCACAATCTTCATGCTTATATATGTGGATAATATCATTGTAACCAGCTCATCGTCTGAGGCTTATATATTTGAAAGAGGAGTTTGCCCTTAAAGATCTCGGAAGTCTAAACTATTTTCTTGGTATAGAAGTTCAGCCGATGCAAGGAGGTATTCAATTGTGTCAAGAAAAATATGCAAGAGATATTTTGACGAGAGTTGGTATGTTGAATTGCAAAGAATCACCAACTCCTTTGTCCTCAGCTGAAAGGATGTCAAGGGAAGATGGAGAACTTCTGTTGCCTGGTGACTCAACTCGGTACCGAAGCATAGTAGGGGCGTTGCAATATTTGACTCTGACTCGGCCAGATATAGCATTTGCTGTAAACAAAGTTTGTCAGTTCCTGCATGCGCCAACAACAACTCATTGGAGTGCAGCAAAGAGGATCTTAAGATATGTTAAAGGAACGATCAGTATGGGGTTGAGTATTAAAGCATCAGACTCAGTTATGGTCAGTGCATTCTCTGATGCAGACTGGGCAGGATGCGTTGATGATCGTCGGTCGACAGGAGGGTTTGCTGTCTTTTTTGGGCCGAACCTGATTTCTTGGAGTGCCAGGAAACAGCCTACAGTGTCAAGATCTAgtacagaagctgagtacaaatCTCTTGCTAATGCTACTGCTGAATTAATTTGGGTAGAGACGTTGCTAAGAGAATTGGGAGTAAAATATCAAATTCCTCATCTATGGTGTGATAACCTTGGAGCAACATATCTCTCAGCAAATCCAGTGTTTCATGCAAGAGCTAAGCATATTGAGATTGACCGCGGGGATGCAGATGCACGGGTGGTTTCTGTGGACATGAGGAAGAAGGAGCTACTTGGAGTGGCTGCCTTTGCCGCACAAAGATATGAC harbors:
- the LOC140221938 gene encoding uncharacterized protein, with the translated sequence MATSSSSATALAPLGPQVTEKLTRDNYVLWKAQVLPPIRGAQLIGILEGSVKAPSEFLEIVKEDKSKEIVSNPAYSSWLAQDQQILAFLFNSVTKDVLGQVATLSSSAEVWAALENMFSAQSRARVTHLRKQLSTLKKGSMTTSVYFNKMKAIAGELAGAGRKVEDDEMISFILTGLDSEYNPIVTSVMGRTDPIPLSELYAQVMAYETRLEMLRNNSGGQYSSSANAASRGRGGNYNPRGRGNFGRGHGASRGGRNYGADDSRQAFRSSGQGQGNNKPKCQICDRPNHTARECWYRYDDDNQANSNKTSNSGPAAAYGIDTNWYADSGASDHITSNLEKLTMQEKYGGRDQVYSASGQASAPLALIHSDVWGPAPTSVGRFTYYVSFIDDFSRYTWIYLLKNKSDVFDVFLDFQRLVERQFDKKILSMQTDWGGEPDSLAEALGDSRWTQAMKEEIDALHRNKTWHLVSPKPGVNLIDCKWVYKVKRKSDGSIDRYKARLVAKGFKQRYGIDYEDTFSPVVKIATVRLVLSIAVARGWCLRQLDIQNAFLHGVLEEEVYMRQPPGFEDAKCPDFVCRLDKALYGLKQAPRAWKQPTVSRSSTEAEYKSLANATAELIWVETLLRELGVKYQIPHLWCDNLGATYLSANPVFHARAKHIEIDRGDADARVVSVDMRKKELLGVAAFAAQRYDARISEHLMKS